The following are from one region of the Pelagibius sp. CAU 1746 genome:
- a CDS encoding outer membrane protein assembly factor BamE: MKATKRGRLGTKLPGLGVCLVLASAAVGLSACGNTVQLRGNTPDPEDVAEIEPGVHSRQDIIDLLGSPSTVSTFQDRKWYYIGQKTEEIAFMKPSVIDRNILVITFDESGLVQGTTNYTLADAQDVDPVDRETPTEGRDLTLLQQLFGNIGKFSSPL; encoded by the coding sequence GTGAAAGCGACGAAGCGAGGCCGCCTCGGTACGAAGCTGCCGGGCCTGGGCGTTTGCCTGGTGCTGGCCAGCGCCGCGGTCGGGCTGTCGGCCTGTGGCAACACCGTTCAGCTGCGCGGCAACACACCAGATCCCGAGGACGTCGCCGAAATCGAGCCGGGGGTTCACAGCCGCCAGGACATCATCGACCTGCTCGGCTCCCCCTCCACCGTGTCCACCTTCCAAGACCGCAAGTGGTACTACATCGGGCAGAAGACTGAAGAGATCGCCTTCATGAAGCCCTCGGTGATCGACCGCAACATCCTGGTCATCACCTTCGACGAATCCGGGCTGGTCCAAGGCACCACCAACTATACCCTGGCCGATGCGCAGGACGTCGATCCCGTCGACCGGGAAACGCCGACGGAAGGGCGCGACCTGACGCTGCTGCAGCAGCTGTTCGGCAATATCGGCAAGTTCTCCAGCCCGCTCTGA
- a CDS encoding DUF87 domain-containing protein — translation MQNVQQMDLPKAALSDFKVGHIISVTGSKVTASLVPTGPGPEAARQLNEAVQIGALVKMQTPGSTAFGIVSSLATGNPSPSPEFGEQWVMEIDLFGESLEKENGDFDLLRGVSLYPGLGEAVYATSMVELQQIYKRPKGSNVKIGTLHQNEELPAYLVTDDLLGKHFAILGTTGSGKSCALATVLHAILGAHPFGHVVLLDPHNEYTRAFDGLAEIVTPENLQLPYWLLNFEEMVEVLCSRDENSRSSESFILKDAIQLARRGAAENEEEGRYITVDTPVPYPLSALMHNIEAAMGQLQKAEQAKPYLRLRSRIEALRSDRRYAFMFSSLSVRDTLADVLARLIRVPVEGKPLTIFDLSGVPSEIVDVVVSLLCRTLFDFVVWSERESAVPVLLVCEEAHRYIPHDQSKGFEPTRRMIARIAKEGRKYGLSLGLVSQRPSELSETILSQCSTLFALRMGNQKDQDFVRQALPESAEGMLNSLPALRNQQAVVVGEGVVLPMRIRFDHLPDEKRPHSDTASFATEWQKEDAPEGFVKRTIERWRKQIR, via the coding sequence ATGCAGAACGTTCAGCAGATGGACCTGCCGAAGGCGGCGCTTTCGGACTTCAAGGTCGGGCACATCATCTCCGTCACGGGTTCAAAGGTGACCGCCAGCCTGGTGCCCACCGGGCCGGGCCCCGAGGCTGCGCGCCAGCTCAACGAGGCGGTGCAGATCGGCGCCTTGGTGAAGATGCAGACCCCGGGCTCGACCGCCTTCGGCATCGTTTCCAGCCTGGCCACCGGAAATCCTTCACCCTCGCCGGAGTTCGGCGAGCAGTGGGTCATGGAGATCGACCTCTTCGGCGAAAGCCTCGAAAAGGAAAACGGCGACTTCGACCTGCTGCGCGGCGTGTCCCTCTATCCCGGGCTGGGCGAGGCGGTCTACGCCACCTCGATGGTCGAACTGCAGCAGATCTACAAGCGCCCCAAGGGGTCCAACGTGAAGATCGGCACCTTGCACCAGAACGAGGAACTGCCGGCCTACCTCGTCACCGACGATCTGCTGGGCAAGCACTTCGCGATCCTGGGCACTACCGGTTCCGGTAAGTCCTGCGCCCTGGCCACGGTGCTGCACGCCATCCTGGGCGCCCACCCCTTCGGGCATGTGGTGCTGCTGGATCCCCATAACGAGTACACCCGCGCTTTCGACGGGCTGGCCGAGATCGTCACGCCGGAGAACCTGCAGCTACCCTATTGGCTGTTGAACTTCGAAGAGATGGTCGAAGTGCTCTGCAGCCGCGACGAGAACAGCCGTTCCTCGGAATCCTTCATCCTGAAAGACGCCATCCAGCTTGCAAGGCGCGGGGCGGCGGAGAATGAGGAAGAGGGCCGCTACATCACCGTGGACACGCCGGTGCCCTATCCTCTGAGCGCCCTGATGCACAACATCGAAGCGGCCATGGGACAGCTGCAGAAAGCCGAGCAGGCCAAGCCCTACCTGCGCCTGCGATCGCGTATCGAGGCGCTGCGCAGCGACCGCCGCTACGCCTTCATGTTCTCCAGCCTGTCGGTGCGGGATACCTTGGCGGATGTGCTTGCCCGCCTGATCCGGGTGCCGGTCGAGGGCAAGCCGCTAACCATCTTCGATCTCTCCGGCGTGCCTTCGGAGATCGTCGACGTGGTTGTCTCGCTGCTGTGCCGCACGCTCTTCGACTTCGTGGTATGGAGCGAGCGGGAGTCGGCGGTGCCGGTCTTGCTGGTCTGCGAGGAAGCGCACCGCTATATCCCCCATGACCAGAGCAAGGGCTTCGAGCCGACGCGCCGCATGATCGCGCGCATTGCCAAGGAAGGACGCAAGTACGGTCTCTCGCTCGGCCTTGTGTCGCAGCGCCCTTCTGAGCTGTCGGAAACCATCCTCTCCCAGTGCTCGACGCTCTTCGCGCTGCGCATGGGCAATCAGAAGGACCAGGATTTCGTCCGCCAGGCCCTCCCTGAAAGCGCGGAGGGAATGCTGAACTCGCTGCCGGCCCTGCGCAATCAGCAGGCCGTGGTCGTGGGTGAAGGTGTGGTGCTGCCGATGCGGATCCGCTTCGATCATCTGCCGGACGAAAAGAGGCCGCACAGCGACACGGCTTCTTTCGCTACGGAATGGCAGAAGGAAGACGCACCCGAAGGCTTCGTGAAACGCACGATCGAGCGCTGGCGCAAGCAGATTCGCTGA
- a CDS encoding YceD family protein: MSGSAAEATNEFSRIVTPDRLGGPAVVESIEATAAEREAVARRLGVLGIDRLTAEATVKSVGDRLFRVRGRWKAELRQACVVTLEPVPQSLEGDLEAAFQPGGGAGAASDGDVLIDPEAADPAEFLPEEGIDLGELAVQELSVALDPYPRAPGSEIPAEYRPPAVEEKEGPFAALKVLKGDE, encoded by the coding sequence GTGTCGGGTTCAGCCGCTGAGGCAACCAACGAGTTTTCGCGGATTGTGACGCCGGACCGCCTGGGCGGCCCGGCGGTGGTGGAATCGATTGAAGCCACGGCCGCGGAGCGAGAGGCTGTGGCCCGGCGTCTGGGGGTGCTGGGCATCGACCGGTTGACGGCCGAAGCGACGGTGAAATCCGTCGGCGATCGACTGTTCCGGGTCCGGGGCCGCTGGAAGGCCGAGCTACGGCAGGCCTGCGTGGTGACGCTGGAGCCCGTTCCCCAGAGCCTCGAAGGCGATCTCGAGGCCGCTTTCCAGCCCGGTGGCGGTGCCGGGGCGGCTTCTGACGGCGACGTCCTGATCGACCCGGAAGCGGCCGATCCCGCGGAGTTCCTGCCGGAAGAGGGGATCGACCTGGGCGAGTTGGCGGTTCAGGAACTTTCGGTTGCGTTGGATCCCTACCCCCGTGCGCCGGGTTCGGAGATCCCGGCGGAGTACCGGCCACCGGCGGTAGAAGAGAAAGAGGGGCCTTTTGCGGCACTGAAAGTGCTGAAAGGTGATGAATAG
- the rpmF gene encoding 50S ribosomal protein L32 — MAVPKSKISKSRRNQRRAHDALTAGSYHECSNCGELKRPHHVCPACGHYDGREVTESEGL, encoded by the coding sequence ATGGCTGTTCCTAAGAGTAAAATTTCCAAATCGCGTCGTAATCAGCGCCGCGCCCACGATGCCCTGACCGCCGGGAGCTACCACGAGTGCTCCAACTGCGGCGAGTTGAAGCGCCCTCACCATGTCTGCCCGGCCTGTGGTCACTATGACGGCCGGGAAGTTACGGAATCCGAGGGTCTCTAG
- a CDS encoding MerR family transcriptional regulator, which translates to MPASRPAGKSAAAFRTISEVSDELEVPQHVLRFWEGKFSQVRPLKRGGGRRYYRPEDISLLRRIRDLLYSEGYTIKGVQRLLREGRGKDGEAPDEVPESPGSDGQAKAIQAAIDELSELRDMLKAAAKGAS; encoded by the coding sequence ATGCCAGCCAGTCGACCCGCCGGAAAATCAGCAGCTGCTTTTCGGACGATCAGCGAAGTCAGCGACGAACTTGAGGTTCCGCAGCACGTTCTCCGGTTCTGGGAAGGCAAGTTCAGTCAGGTGCGGCCGCTGAAACGGGGCGGGGGGCGCCGCTACTACCGGCCGGAAGATATCAGTCTGCTGCGGCGGATCCGGGATCTGCTCTATAGCGAAGGTTATACCATCAAAGGGGTGCAGCGCCTGCTGCGCGAGGGACGAGGCAAGGACGGCGAGGCGCCGGACGAGGTTCCGGAATCGCCGGGGTCCGACGGTCAGGCCAAGGCGATCCAAGCGGCCATCGACGAACTCAGCGAACTGAGGGACATGCTCAAGGCAGCCGCCAAGGGGGCTTCTTGA
- the cutA gene encoding divalent-cation tolerance protein CutA: protein MSVNYSHCLVYVTAADVEEAREIGRSMVEARLAACANVFPEMVPIFLWNGDIGEGSESVVIMKTTRERAGDLIAAVEAMHSYECPCAVILPVAGGSQAFLDWISSETTPEGGA from the coding sequence ATGTCCGTTAACTATTCCCACTGCCTGGTCTACGTCACCGCTGCGGATGTCGAGGAAGCCCGCGAAATCGGCCGCTCGATGGTCGAAGCCCGCCTGGCGGCCTGCGCCAACGTCTTCCCGGAAATGGTGCCTATTTTTCTCTGGAACGGCGATATCGGAGAAGGCTCGGAGAGCGTGGTGATCATGAAGACGACCCGCGAGCGGGCGGGCGATCTAATCGCGGCGGTTGAGGCCATGCACAGTTACGAGTGTCCCTGTGCGGTGATTCTGCCCGTGGCCGGGGGAAGCCAGGCCTTCTTGGACTGGATCAGCAGCGAAACCACGCCGGAGGGCGGGGCCTGA
- a CDS encoding YdcF family protein: MATAFFLLSKIGWFLLKPLNSLLLGLLIWLCCRRLGWRATARAFGVVLLLYGGAIVLTPLPELALRSLENRFPADQANPGTVAGIIVLGGATDSGAVAAARGQVGLNGNAERLTTAVALHRIMPDRAIIVSGFSGRLQPSGWNEAEITRRFFEQLGVAMSKVRFEAQSRNTAENARFTTGLIGRDGAAGARPWLLITSAAHMPRAVASFRAYGLPIVPYAVDYRTEPRHVVWPRDIGGSLSLAEMALHEWLGLAVYFITGRSAELFPAPQ; this comes from the coding sequence ATGGCTACCGCGTTTTTTCTCTTGTCTAAGATCGGTTGGTTTCTGCTGAAGCCGCTGAACTCCCTGCTGCTCGGCTTGCTGATCTGGCTGTGCTGCCGCCGCCTCGGCTGGCGCGCCACGGCTCGTGCCTTCGGCGTGGTGCTGCTGCTCTACGGCGGCGCCATTGTGCTGACGCCCTTGCCGGAACTGGCCCTGCGCAGCCTGGAAAACCGTTTTCCCGCCGACCAAGCCAACCCCGGCACCGTTGCCGGCATCATCGTCCTGGGCGGCGCGACGGACAGCGGCGCGGTCGCGGCGGCCCGCGGCCAAGTGGGACTGAACGGCAACGCGGAGCGGCTCACCACCGCGGTGGCGCTGCACCGGATCATGCCGGACCGGGCGATTATCGTCTCGGGATTCTCCGGCCGTCTCCAGCCGAGCGGGTGGAACGAGGCGGAAATCACGCGCCGCTTCTTCGAGCAGTTGGGGGTCGCGATGTCGAAGGTGCGTTTCGAGGCGCAGTCCCGCAATACGGCGGAGAACGCGCGCTTTACCACAGGGCTGATCGGCCGTGACGGCGCGGCTGGGGCGCGGCCCTGGCTGCTGATTACCTCGGCGGCGCATATGCCCCGCGCCGTGGCCAGCTTTCGGGCCTATGGATTGCCGATAGTGCCCTATGCGGTCGACTACCGGACCGAGCCGCGTCATGTCGTCTGGCCGCGGGATATCGGCGGTTCGTTGAGCCTGGCCGAGATGGCGCTTCACGAATGGTTGGGATTGGCTGTCTACTTCATCACCGGACGCAGCGCGGAGCTGTTCCCGGCGCCGCAATGA
- a CDS encoding VOC family protein, whose protein sequence is MSNLSVELDRLDHFALTVRDVEQTCVFYEKVLGMARESFGEGRVALRFGRHRINVNPNPNELRRKAAVPIPGSAEFCVVAASPLNDIVAHLRSCGVDLEHGPEETDGAEGLARSVWFRDPDGNLVEVASYG, encoded by the coding sequence ATGAGTAACCTGTCCGTTGAATTGGATCGCCTGGATCATTTCGCCTTGACCGTGCGCGATGTCGAACAGACCTGTGTCTTCTATGAGAAAGTGCTCGGCATGGCGCGGGAGTCTTTCGGTGAGGGAAGGGTCGCCCTGCGGTTCGGCCGCCATAGGATCAATGTGAATCCCAACCCCAATGAGCTGCGGCGCAAGGCTGCGGTACCGATTCCCGGATCCGCCGAGTTTTGCGTGGTGGCGGCGTCTCCGCTCAACGATATCGTCGCCCACCTGCGGTCCTGCGGTGTCGACCTGGAACATGGGCCGGAGGAAACCGACGGCGCCGAAGGCCTCGCACGCTCGGTCTGGTTCCGCGATCCCGACGGCAACCTGGTCGAAGTCGCCAGCTACGGCTGA
- a CDS encoding beta-ketoacyl-ACP synthase III — MHRSIVTGCGAYLPAQIVTNEDLAKKVDTSDEWIRQRTGIRQRHIAAEGEMTSDLGTAAAKEAMAQAGISPADVDLIVCATSTPDETFPATATRIQEHLGVTQGAAFDVQAVCSGFVYGLSVADNFLRVGQAKTALVIGAETFSRILDWEDRTTCVLFGDGAGAVVLQATNGAGAASARGVLSTHLFSDGRHHDALYVDGGPSSTGKVGHLRMEGKEVYRHAVVRMAEAIDAALDANGLTPGDIDWLVPHQANMRIIESMGRRLNLPSDRVVVTVDRHANTSAASIPLALTDAVSDGRIQGGDLICMEAMGGGFTWGSALVRW, encoded by the coding sequence ATGCATCGTTCCATCGTCACGGGGTGTGGAGCCTATCTGCCCGCCCAAATCGTCACCAACGAGGACCTTGCGAAAAAGGTCGACACCAGCGACGAATGGATCCGCCAGCGCACCGGCATCCGTCAGCGCCACATCGCCGCGGAAGGGGAGATGACCTCGGACCTCGGCACCGCCGCGGCCAAGGAGGCCATGGCTCAGGCTGGCATTTCACCGGCCGATGTCGATCTGATCGTCTGCGCGACCTCGACTCCGGACGAGACCTTTCCGGCCACCGCCACGCGCATTCAGGAGCACTTGGGCGTCACCCAGGGCGCGGCCTTCGACGTGCAGGCAGTGTGCAGCGGCTTTGTCTACGGCCTCTCGGTGGCCGACAACTTCCTGCGCGTCGGTCAGGCCAAGACGGCCCTGGTGATCGGCGCGGAGACCTTCTCGCGCATACTCGATTGGGAAGACCGCACCACCTGCGTGCTGTTCGGCGACGGCGCCGGCGCCGTGGTGCTGCAGGCGACCAACGGGGCAGGCGCCGCCAGCGCCCGAGGGGTGCTCTCGACCCATCTCTTCTCCGATGGCCGTCATCATGACGCTCTCTATGTCGACGGCGGCCCGTCCTCCACCGGCAAGGTCGGCCACCTGCGCATGGAGGGCAAGGAGGTGTATCGGCACGCCGTGGTGCGCATGGCCGAGGCCATCGACGCCGCCCTGGACGCCAACGGCTTGACCCCGGGGGATATCGACTGGCTGGTGCCGCATCAGGCGAATATGCGCATCATCGAATCCATGGGCCGGCGTCTGAACCTGCCCAGCGACCGGGTGGTGGTGACCGTGGACCGTCATGCCAACACCTCGGCGGCCTCCATCCCGCTGGCCCTGACCGACGCGGTCAGCGACGGCCGGATCCAGGGTGGTGACCTTATCTGTATGGAGGCCATGGGCGGCGGATTCACTTGGGGTTCGGCCCTGGTCCGCTGGTAA
- the plsX gene encoding phosphate acyltransferase PlsX translates to MGKALTIALDAMGGDAAPKMVVRGASIALERFPEVRFIMFGREREIAPLLKNKGRLQEVTTLRHTDDVVGSDAKPSVALRSGRQSSMRLAIDAVQAGEADCVVSAGNTGALMAMAKFVLKTLPGINRPAIASFFPTMRGESVMLDLGANVQCDAQNLVDFAVMGNAFARSVLGLQEPSYALLNVGSEEIKGHESLQEASAILRASGLPGKFLGFVEGDDIAKGTADVIVTDGFTGNVALKTAEGTAKLINEYMRHTFRSSLLAGLGYLLARPAMRKLRKRVDPRGYNGAMFLGLNGIAVKSHGGTDALGFANAIGVAVDMQRHGIIEKIRTDLTLLDRSPGNAQAAVV, encoded by the coding sequence ATGGGCAAAGCGCTCACAATCGCATTGGATGCCATGGGCGGGGACGCCGCCCCGAAGATGGTCGTGCGCGGCGCTTCTATAGCGCTGGAGCGCTTTCCCGAAGTTCGCTTCATCATGTTCGGGCGGGAGCGCGAGATTGCGCCCCTGTTGAAGAACAAAGGCCGCCTGCAGGAAGTCACCACCCTGCGCCACACCGACGATGTGGTGGGCAGTGACGCGAAGCCGTCGGTTGCCCTGCGCTCCGGCCGCCAGTCCAGTATGCGACTGGCGATCGATGCGGTGCAGGCAGGCGAGGCCGATTGCGTCGTTTCCGCCGGTAACACCGGCGCCCTCATGGCCATGGCCAAGTTCGTGCTCAAGACCTTGCCGGGCATCAACCGGCCGGCCATCGCATCCTTCTTCCCCACGATGCGCGGGGAATCGGTGATGCTCGATCTGGGCGCCAACGTACAGTGCGATGCCCAGAACCTGGTCGACTTCGCGGTGATGGGCAATGCCTTCGCCCGTTCCGTCCTCGGTTTGCAGGAGCCCAGCTACGCCTTGCTGAACGTCGGCTCCGAGGAGATCAAGGGGCACGAGTCGTTGCAGGAGGCGAGCGCCATTCTGCGTGCCAGCGGGCTGCCCGGAAAGTTCCTGGGCTTCGTGGAGGGCGACGACATCGCAAAGGGCACGGCCGACGTGATCGTTACCGACGGGTTCACCGGCAACGTCGCGCTGAAGACGGCGGAGGGCACGGCCAAGCTGATCAACGAATACATGCGCCACACTTTCCGATCGTCGTTGCTGGCCGGACTCGGCTATCTGCTGGCGCGCCCGGCCATGCGTAAGTTGCGCAAGCGGGTCGATCCGCGCGGTTACAACGGGGCCATGTTCCTCGGCCTGAACGGGATTGCGGTGAAGAGCCACGGCGGGACCGACGCCCTGGGCTTCGCCAACGCCATCGGCGTTGCTGTGGACATGCAGCGCCATGGTATCATCGAGAAGATTCGCACCGACCTCACCCTTCTGGACCGTAGTCCCGGTAACGCTCAGGCGGCAGTCGTATAA
- a CDS encoding ubiquinol-cytochrome C chaperone family protein — protein sequence MIWKRLFSSQPRSEQAWPLYGVIVDQARNPILYRDYGIPDSLDGRFEAIVLHLVLVLRRLKREFPAGLDLAEALQEVFFTDMDRSLREMGAGDLGVGKRVKKMAEGFMGRLAAYEAALDAVAPRGTAELEAVLRRNALGTLPAGGGDAMALAGYVLAQEAVLEAQDGADLRAGSLTFAAPSVVPADD from the coding sequence ATGATTTGGAAGCGCCTCTTCAGTTCCCAGCCGCGCAGTGAGCAGGCTTGGCCTCTCTACGGCGTCATCGTCGACCAGGCCCGGAACCCCATCCTCTACCGGGACTATGGGATCCCAGATAGCCTGGACGGACGATTCGAGGCGATCGTTTTGCATCTGGTTTTGGTGCTGCGCCGCCTGAAGCGGGAGTTTCCGGCCGGCCTCGACTTGGCGGAGGCCCTGCAGGAGGTGTTTTTCACCGATATGGACCGTTCGCTGCGCGAGATGGGGGCGGGAGATCTGGGGGTCGGCAAGCGCGTGAAGAAGATGGCCGAGGGTTTCATGGGGCGCCTGGCGGCGTATGAGGCGGCGCTGGATGCGGTGGCGCCGCGCGGGACAGCGGAATTGGAAGCCGTGCTGCGGCGCAATGCCTTGGGCACCCTGCCGGCGGGGGGCGGGGATGCCATGGCTCTTGCCGGCTATGTCCTGGCGCAGGAAGCGGTGCTGGAAGCCCAGGACGGTGCCGATCTGCGCGCGGGCAGCCTGACCTTCGCCGCGCCCTCCGTGGTGCCGGCGGACGACTGA
- a CDS encoding SPOR domain-containing protein — MPQFQEYRAPTAKTAPGLAGAALLLWALPVLLGGCDAIYDDTKGWANRLEASILQTAHELDEDPDAEETGKYTAETVEPPRTDRNGERTARPVPAQPPSQPAAPPRAELGDQAMPAFAPSEPEGTVADAASGLLVPAPGPQAPAKAKAPQDSGKKAGGDKPLQDGDKVAKSALPPLPLPKPQTAGAVAGKEPPQDASKASEAAPAAKADNGHAMVLHLSSLRSEEAAKREWGNLKRDFPVTLGGLEAEIRRAELGEKGTFYRILAGPLPSPSSAREACAEVKARNVKQYCRVLPVQPAAKSAS, encoded by the coding sequence ATGCCCCAGTTCCAAGAGTACCGAGCCCCCACAGCCAAGACCGCTCCCGGCCTCGCCGGGGCCGCCCTGCTGCTGTGGGCGCTGCCGGTGCTGCTCGGCGGCTGCGATGCCATCTACGACGACACCAAGGGTTGGGCCAACCGTCTGGAGGCCTCCATCCTGCAGACCGCACATGAGTTGGACGAAGATCCCGACGCCGAGGAGACCGGGAAGTACACGGCGGAGACCGTCGAGCCTCCGCGGACGGACCGGAACGGCGAGCGCACGGCCCGACCGGTACCGGCCCAACCGCCTTCGCAGCCGGCGGCACCGCCCCGGGCGGAGCTCGGAGACCAAGCCATGCCGGCGTTCGCACCCTCGGAACCGGAAGGCACGGTCGCCGATGCGGCCAGCGGCCTGTTGGTCCCGGCGCCAGGCCCCCAGGCGCCGGCCAAGGCCAAAGCCCCCCAGGACAGCGGCAAGAAAGCCGGCGGCGATAAACCGCTGCAGGACGGGGACAAAGTGGCGAAAAGCGCGCTCCCCCCCTTGCCCTTGCCCAAGCCCCAGACGGCAGGAGCCGTGGCCGGGAAAGAGCCGCCGCAGGACGCCTCCAAGGCCTCCGAAGCGGCGCCGGCGGCCAAGGCCGACAACGGCCACGCCATGGTCCTGCATCTCTCCTCCCTGCGCAGCGAAGAAGCGGCAAAGCGGGAGTGGGGCAATCTGAAACGCGATTTCCCGGTGACGCTGGGCGGGCTAGAGGCGGAAATCCGCCGCGCCGAACTGGGTGAGAAGGGCACCTTCTACCGGATCCTGGCCGGCCCCCTTCCCTCGCCCAGCTCCGCCAGAGAAGCTTGCGCGGAGGTCAAGGCCCGCAACGTCAAGCAATACTGCCGGGTTCTGCCCGTCCAGCCGGCGGCGAAATCCGCTTCCTGA
- a CDS encoding integration host factor subunit alpha, with amino-acid sequence MAGGTITRADLSEAVYQEVGLSRNESAELVESVLNEISDALVRGEMVKLSSFGSFSVREKGERIGRNPKTGEEVPILPRRVLVFRASHVLKNRINSALSSPSAAQSEVEA; translated from the coding sequence ATGGCCGGTGGGACGATAACCCGGGCGGACCTAAGCGAGGCTGTTTACCAGGAAGTCGGGCTGTCGCGGAACGAGTCCGCGGAGTTGGTCGAATCGGTTTTGAATGAGATATCTGACGCCTTGGTGCGTGGCGAGATGGTGAAACTGTCGTCCTTCGGCAGCTTCTCGGTGCGCGAGAAGGGCGAGCGCATTGGCCGTAACCCGAAGACCGGTGAAGAGGTGCCGATCCTGCCGCGTCGGGTACTGGTCTTCAGGGCCTCGCACGTGCTGAAGAACCGCATTAACAGTGCGCTCAGCAGCCCGTCCGCGGCCCAGAGTGAAGTTGAAGCCTAG
- a CDS encoding MFS transporter has protein sequence MIAMKAPSARLTLAFSCLGHAYMHLFTAFYFVIALSLETEWNLPNHELVKLWAVGSLLVGLAALPAGWLGDRWSASGMMAVFFVGLGLASIVCGLVSSPTALLLGLAAVGLFSAIYHPIGIAWVVKTARARGMALAVNGIFGSLGIASAGLVAGVLIDAISWRAAFIVPGAVCLATGLALIVCLRLGWVREAGDDATKEAAPRRNDMVRVYAVLLLTMMVMGLMFHATQASLPKIFDLRLRDLAGEGAFGIGMLVAVVYTAGGFMQLVGGWLADRFPLKPIYLGAFLFQVPVMVLLASAASGPLVTLAVLTVVLSAVALPAENLLLARYTPQRHRGLAFGVKFVLAFVIANPAILLASWVERRSGEFTELYFILAAIAAAAAIIAFFLPNSRTAAPVTAPAE, from the coding sequence ATGATTGCCATGAAGGCTCCATCGGCGCGTCTGACGCTGGCGTTCTCGTGCTTAGGCCATGCCTATATGCACCTCTTTACCGCGTTCTACTTCGTCATCGCGCTGTCCCTGGAGACCGAATGGAATCTGCCCAACCATGAGCTTGTAAAGCTCTGGGCGGTCGGTTCGCTGCTGGTCGGGCTGGCGGCCTTGCCGGCCGGCTGGCTGGGCGACCGCTGGTCGGCTTCCGGGATGATGGCGGTCTTCTTCGTCGGCCTCGGCCTCGCGAGCATTGTCTGCGGGCTGGTTTCGTCCCCCACTGCGCTGTTGCTGGGCCTGGCGGCGGTCGGCCTTTTCAGCGCCATTTATCACCCTATCGGCATCGCCTGGGTGGTGAAGACCGCGCGGGCTCGGGGTATGGCCCTGGCGGTCAACGGCATCTTCGGATCGCTCGGTATCGCCAGTGCCGGCTTGGTCGCGGGTGTCCTGATCGACGCTATTTCCTGGCGCGCGGCCTTCATCGTGCCGGGCGCGGTCTGCCTGGCGACGGGCTTGGCGTTGATCGTCTGCCTGCGGCTCGGCTGGGTGCGGGAGGCCGGGGACGACGCGACGAAGGAGGCGGCGCCCAGGCGCAACGACATGGTCCGCGTCTATGCCGTCCTGCTGCTGACCATGATGGTCATGGGGCTGATGTTCCACGCTACCCAGGCCTCCTTGCCGAAGATCTTCGATCTGCGCCTGCGTGACCTGGCGGGCGAGGGTGCGTTTGGCATCGGCATGCTGGTGGCCGTGGTCTATACCGCTGGCGGCTTCATGCAACTGGTCGGTGGCTGGCTGGCCGATCGTTTCCCCCTAAAGCCCATCTACCTCGGTGCCTTTCTTTTCCAGGTCCCGGTCATGGTGCTGCTGGCAAGTGCGGCATCGGGCCCGCTGGTGACGCTGGCCGTGCTGACGGTGGTGTTGAGCGCCGTCGCCCTGCCCGCAGAGAACCTGTTGCTGGCCCGCTATACGCCGCAACGTCATCGGGGCTTGGCTTTCGGCGTGAAGTTCGTGCTCGCATTCGTGATCGCCAATCCTGCGATCCTGCTGGCTTCCTGGGTCGAGCGCCGCAGCGGCGAGTTCACCGAGCTGTATTTCATTCTGGCCGCGATCGCCGCGGCGGCGGCGATCATCGCCTTCTTCCTTCCCAACTCCCGTACGGCGGCGCCAGTCACGGCGCCGGCCGAGTAA